One window of Desulfovibrio subterraneus genomic DNA carries:
- the tmcD gene encoding electron transfer complex subunit TmcD, with amino-acid sequence MHFSESWDWENGERVVAESLAPMEEHKWQEEIHVSPDGETAAAIVCIDSGEFGLRFNDTVHDNTFEKAWKPGFSPDGRFCVFVQQDEEWTLAENGEPWEERYGFIWDPQFSAEGGVIAAAVQQDMEYGMSVNGAVWENRYENANGFVLSANGKRSAAVVQVKSLGQADLETFREGAYTVAVDGETWDSTFMNAWNPVFSPYAHRVAAQVRLTLYDYTIAVEGTPWPIHFQCVWDPCFHPNSSSVAAPVRQGGKWGIAEDGNILWKPRYYNCWHLQYSSDGSKLYAIVAPDYGQFTVAVNEKPWSITAPVVTDLVISADGTRAAALGNHDNKAWHVMLDGKAWRGRYDMAWKPVFSHDGKSLAARVRTGSKYAVMVNDKQVDGEFDKAWDPTFSPDGSKVLIRGMRNNTLLRIVADVPR; translated from the coding sequence ATGCATTTTTCCGAATCATGGGATTGGGAAAACGGAGAGCGTGTCGTCGCGGAATCATTGGCTCCCATGGAGGAGCACAAATGGCAGGAAGAAATTCACGTTTCTCCCGACGGAGAAACAGCCGCCGCCATCGTCTGTATCGACAGCGGCGAGTTCGGCCTGCGATTCAATGACACCGTACACGACAATACGTTCGAAAAGGCGTGGAAGCCCGGCTTCTCGCCCGACGGACGTTTCTGCGTCTTCGTGCAACAGGACGAGGAATGGACTCTGGCTGAAAACGGCGAGCCATGGGAAGAGCGTTACGGCTTCATATGGGATCCCCAGTTCAGTGCAGAGGGCGGCGTCATTGCCGCTGCCGTTCAGCAGGACATGGAATACGGCATGTCTGTTAACGGGGCGGTGTGGGAAAACCGTTATGAAAACGCCAACGGATTTGTATTAAGCGCCAACGGCAAGCGTTCTGCCGCCGTGGTGCAGGTCAAATCCCTGGGTCAGGCCGATCTGGAAACCTTCCGCGAAGGTGCCTACACCGTTGCCGTGGACGGAGAAACCTGGGATTCCACCTTCATGAACGCATGGAATCCCGTGTTCAGCCCGTATGCCCACAGGGTGGCAGCTCAGGTCAGGCTAACCCTGTATGACTACACCATCGCAGTGGAAGGCACCCCGTGGCCTATCCACTTCCAATGCGTGTGGGACCCCTGTTTCCATCCCAACAGCAGCTCCGTGGCTGCCCCTGTCCGCCAGGGCGGTAAATGGGGCATAGCGGAAGACGGTAATATCCTCTGGAAACCCCGTTATTACAACTGCTGGCACCTTCAATACTCATCCGACGGCAGCAAGCTCTACGCCATTGTCGCGCCTGATTACGGGCAATTCACCGTGGCCGTGAACGAGAAGCCGTGGAGCATCACCGCGCCGGTTGTCACCGACCTTGTCATTTCGGCAGACGGCACCCGGGCCGCAGCGCTTGGCAACCACGACAACAAGGCGTGGCATGTCATGCTGGACGGCAAAGCATGGCGGGGACGCTACGACATGGCATGGAAGCCCGTGTTCAGCCATGACGGAAAAAGCCTTGCCGCCAGAGTACGCACCGGCAGCAAGTATGCCGTGATGGTGAACGACAAACAGGTAGACGGCGAGTTCGACAAGGCCTGGGACCCCACCTTCAGCCCCGACGGCTCCAAGGTGCTCATCCGCGGCATGCGGAACAACACCCTGCTCCGCATCGTGGCGGATGTACCCCGTTAA
- the divK gene encoding DVU0259 family response regulator domain-containing protein, whose translation MPHKILVIDDDPYIVKYLVDILSDNGYATCSASDGAEGLELLKKEKPDLVTLDLEMPNEWGPRFYRKMTKEPEFKEMPVIVISGLSGIHLAIRNAVASLKKPFDPNQLLEIIRDTLNNKDALKDD comes from the coding sequence ATGCCGCACAAGATCCTTGTCATAGACGACGATCCTTACATCGTTAAATACCTTGTGGATATCCTGAGCGATAACGGATACGCCACGTGCTCCGCCTCCGATGGCGCGGAAGGACTGGAGCTGCTCAAGAAGGAAAAGCCGGACCTCGTTACGCTGGACCTTGAAATGCCCAACGAATGGGGCCCGCGCTTCTACCGCAAGATGACCAAGGAGCCGGAATTCAAGGAAATGCCGGTCATTGTCATCAGCGGTCTTTCGGGCATTCATCTGGCCATCCGCAACGCGGTGGCATCGTTGAAGAAACCCTTCGACCCCAACCAGCTGCTGGAAATAATCAGGGATACCCTGAACAACAAGGACGCGCTCAAGGACGACTAA
- a CDS encoding pancreas/duodenum homeobox protein 1 → MNFETIFTREKLDVLFPHDRTDAFFDALFGGAEDGSYDISVDFVKGDAKEAQFAFVLRQRPGKCLACNLTYGLPQVFMRHPIINLKGFAESVAKEMQLDPAAIRYELGPTREHSREVHTIPIYIRFN, encoded by the coding sequence ATGAATTTCGAGACTATCTTTACCCGTGAGAAGTTGGACGTGCTGTTTCCGCACGACAGGACAGACGCTTTCTTTGATGCCTTGTTTGGCGGTGCAGAAGACGGTTCCTACGACATCTCAGTCGATTTTGTGAAGGGTGACGCCAAAGAAGCCCAGTTTGCCTTCGTGCTTCGTCAGCGTCCCGGAAAATGTCTTGCCTGCAACCTTACGTATGGTCTGCCGCAGGTGTTCATGAGACACCCCATCATCAACCTCAAGGGATTTGCCGAGTCCGTGGCGAAAGAGATGCAGCTTGATCCTGCCGCCATTCGTTATGAACTGGGCCCCACCAGGGAACATTCCCGCGAGGTTCATACCATTCCCATCTACATACGTTTCAACTAG
- the tmcB gene encoding electron transfer complex ferredoxin TmcB, with translation MSILDRKIEDTELKRATASLTQDRIEQVINSVLQGETGARLKAYTETCMRCGMCAPACHYCVSHDMDPSYSPVGKVEQTMGLIFRKHGRLTPEEVYGIAQIAYTECNLCRRCVHYCPIGVDTGYIISTVRRICHKLGVTPMYIQDTAHSHSATMNQMWVKEDEWIDSLMWQEDEARDEFPDLRIPLDVEGAEIFYSVIAPEPKFRTQLIYQAAAIFNHVGADWTMPSTPGWDNSDMCMFTGDFEMMGRLKRNHFEAAQKLKVRRIVMGECGHAFRSVYDVGNRWLGWKNHPVPIVHSVEYFWELFNEGKIRLTRQFEEPVTIHDPCNIIRGRGLMDKLREVTHHLCKEVIEMSPTREHNYCCAAGGGVINCGPPFKSVRLEGNRIKADQLRDTGVKVVVAPCHNCHGGLEDIIHHYQLGIHTKFLGDLIYELMEKPEPE, from the coding sequence ATGTCCATTCTGGATAGAAAGATAGAGGATACCGAGCTTAAACGCGCTACCGCCTCGCTCACCCAGGATCGTATCGAACAGGTCATCAACAGCGTCCTGCAGGGCGAAACCGGTGCGCGACTCAAGGCATACACTGAAACCTGCATGCGGTGCGGCATGTGTGCGCCCGCCTGCCACTATTGCGTGTCGCACGACATGGACCCCAGCTACTCTCCGGTGGGCAAGGTCGAACAGACCATGGGCCTGATATTCCGCAAGCACGGCCGTCTTACTCCGGAAGAAGTCTACGGCATAGCGCAGATCGCCTACACGGAATGCAACCTCTGCCGCCGTTGCGTACACTACTGTCCCATCGGTGTGGACACGGGCTACATCATAAGCACCGTGCGCCGCATCTGCCACAAGCTGGGTGTAACCCCCATGTACATTCAGGATACGGCCCACAGCCATTCCGCCACCATGAACCAGATGTGGGTCAAGGAAGACGAATGGATTGACAGCCTCATGTGGCAGGAAGATGAAGCCCGCGACGAATTCCCTGACCTGCGGATACCGCTGGATGTGGAAGGGGCGGAAATCTTCTACTCGGTTATCGCACCGGAACCCAAGTTCCGCACACAGCTCATCTATCAGGCCGCCGCCATATTCAATCACGTGGGAGCCGACTGGACCATGCCCTCCACTCCGGGCTGGGACAACAGCGACATGTGCATGTTTACAGGCGACTTCGAGATGATGGGCAGGCTCAAACGCAACCACTTCGAGGCGGCGCAGAAGCTTAAGGTACGGCGCATCGTCATGGGGGAATGCGGTCACGCCTTCCGCTCCGTGTACGATGTGGGCAACCGCTGGCTCGGCTGGAAGAACCACCCCGTTCCCATCGTGCACTCCGTGGAATACTTCTGGGAACTCTTCAACGAAGGTAAGATCCGTCTCACCCGCCAGTTCGAAGAGCCCGTAACCATCCATGATCCCTGCAACATCATCCGCGGCCGCGGCCTCATGGACAAGCTGCGCGAAGTTACACACCACCTGTGCAAGGAAGTAATAGAAATGTCCCCCACCCGTGAGCACAACTACTGCTGTGCCGCAGGTGGCGGCGTCATCAACTGCGGCCCGCCCTTCAAGAGCGTTCGGCTGGAAGGCAACAGAATCAAGGCTGACCAGCTGCGCGACACAGGCGTAAAGGTCGTGGTGGCCCCCTGCCACAACTGCCACGGCGGCCTTGAAGACATCATTCATCACTATCAGCTCGGCATTCACACCAAGTTCCTCGGCGACCTGATATACGAACTGATGGAAAAGCCCGAACCGGAATAG
- the gluQRS gene encoding tRNA glutamyl-Q(34) synthetase GluQRS has translation MTNIAADSIIGTSSDSRPVRGRLAPSPTGFMHLGNAWSFLLCWLAVRSKGGTLVLRMEDIDPDRSRTEFADGIMRDLEWLGLDWDEGPDVGGPYGPYVQSERYGRYEEVLAMLEEQGHVYPCFCTRKELRALASAPHAEDYGAAYPGICLNLSAAERRERMEQGRKAALRLHCGDHFIGFHDVLRGDVCLTWEECGGDFAVRRSDGVFAYQLAVVIDDADQHITQIVRGDDILHCTPRQVLVYRLLGKPVPTYAHVPLVFDHEGERLAKRHRHFELCMLREAGIRPEAVVGYLACRAGLQPEPAPARPEVFRSRFRLEDIPLARVELEPDILDIMSRL, from the coding sequence ATGACGAATATAGCAGCAGATTCGATTATCGGCACTTCTTCAGATTCCCGGCCGGTGAGGGGACGATTGGCCCCATCCCCCACGGGGTTTATGCATCTTGGCAATGCATGGTCCTTTCTGCTGTGCTGGCTGGCTGTACGCAGCAAGGGGGGAACCCTTGTTCTGCGTATGGAGGATATTGATCCCGACCGGTCGCGTACCGAATTCGCAGACGGCATAATGCGCGATCTTGAATGGCTGGGGCTTGATTGGGACGAAGGCCCTGATGTGGGTGGTCCATATGGTCCTTATGTGCAGAGCGAGCGTTACGGGCGTTACGAAGAAGTGCTCGCCATGCTGGAGGAGCAGGGCCATGTGTACCCCTGTTTCTGTACCCGCAAGGAACTGCGCGCGCTGGCTTCCGCACCGCATGCGGAAGATTACGGGGCCGCATATCCCGGAATCTGCCTCAATTTAAGTGCGGCCGAGCGTCGCGAGCGCATGGAGCAGGGGCGCAAGGCGGCTCTTCGCCTGCACTGCGGCGACCATTTCATCGGCTTTCACGATGTGCTGCGTGGGGATGTCTGCCTGACATGGGAAGAATGCGGCGGTGATTTTGCCGTGCGCCGCTCGGACGGTGTGTTTGCCTATCAGCTTGCCGTGGTCATAGATGATGCGGACCAGCACATCACGCAGATTGTGCGCGGAGACGATATTCTGCACTGCACGCCCCGTCAGGTGCTGGTGTACCGGTTGCTGGGTAAACCGGTGCCTACATATGCCCACGTACCCCTTGTCTTTGATCACGAAGGCGAGCGGCTGGCCAAACGGCATCGTCATTTCGAATTATGCATGCTGCGGGAAGCGGGCATACGGCCCGAGGCAGTGGTGGGCTATCTTGCCTGCCGTGCCGGATTGCAGCCCGAACCCGCACCGGCTAGGCCCGAAGTTTTCCGCTCCCGTTTCAGGCTGGAGGATATCCCCCTCGCCCGTGTTGAGCTTGAACCGGACATCCTTGATATTATGTCTCGGCTGTAA
- a CDS encoding universal stress protein, which produces MFKKILFATSASPACDNAAKVAFDLAKRNGAKLYLLHVLGVPSRGFSTTVRDLRTGQDEAVDGDYREWVEEEIRTTYAEQLEEYGDNTVMQLSVGVPSTEILRFARKEDVDLIVMGANTRDDDPESARARSIVGRTMEKVARLAKSPVLIVNRPCTTCWNLFSNIVYCTDFSKAADQAFKFANSTAQTIGAKLYIFHAFDITSAKLGVFPGQADIERHIERAHEKIKERYISQMGDYDNYDVEIWEGTPYVEILKFAREKKADLIIMAHHTKEVEPEEASIGSTVEQVVIRSACPVASVARA; this is translated from the coding sequence ATGTTTAAGAAGATTCTGTTCGCTACATCGGCTTCCCCGGCTTGTGACAACGCCGCCAAGGTCGCTTTTGACCTCGCCAAGCGCAACGGCGCGAAGTTGTATCTGCTCCATGTACTCGGTGTGCCCAGCAGGGGCTTCAGCACCACGGTACGCGACCTGCGTACCGGCCAAGATGAGGCAGTGGACGGCGACTACCGGGAATGGGTTGAAGAAGAAATCCGCACCACCTATGCGGAACAGCTTGAAGAATATGGTGACAACACCGTGATGCAACTCTCCGTGGGTGTGCCTTCAACCGAGATTCTGCGTTTTGCCCGCAAGGAAGATGTGGACCTCATCGTCATGGGTGCCAATACCCGCGATGACGACCCCGAATCGGCACGCGCCCGCTCCATCGTGGGCCGGACCATGGAAAAGGTGGCACGTCTGGCCAAATCACCCGTGCTCATCGTGAACCGTCCCTGTACCACCTGCTGGAACCTCTTCTCCAACATCGTGTACTGCACGGACTTTTCCAAGGCGGCAGATCAGGCCTTCAAGTTTGCCAACAGCACGGCGCAGACCATCGGTGCCAAGCTCTACATCTTCCACGCCTTCGACATCACGAGCGCCAAGCTCGGCGTGTTCCCCGGTCAGGCAGACATAGAGCGGCACATTGAACGCGCCCATGAAAAGATCAAGGAACGCTACATCTCCCAGATGGGTGACTACGACAACTACGACGTGGAAATCTGGGAAGGAACACCGTATGTTGAAATCCTGAAATTCGCGCGCGAAAAGAAGGCGGACCTTATCATCATGGCTCACCACACCAAGGAAGTGGAACCTGAAGAGGCGTCCATAGGCTCAACGGTGGAACAGGTGGTCATACGTTCCGCCTGTCCCGTAGCCAGTGTAGCGCGCGCGTAG
- a CDS encoding substrate-binding periplasmic protein translates to MRWNATLQCALIACCLFVLLLSPNSAGALTIYTVDEPPGNYISTSGELVGISVDMVKELQRRVGDTSRLVIMPEKRTLEEAAWRDDLLFFSFSRTDERENAFQWLMPLYRKAWNFYVLKAFSRNSYTLDTLRGMRIGAKIGDVREDFLRNNGFRKVESVTSHASNIRKLELGRIDAMVYDSVGMAFDCKQLGLSFANYRAVYEIGYSDVYVLFSRAVDENLVAQWRKAGKEMMSDGTYEKIALKWAKLLSEQYGIPSTMENGLLIFN, encoded by the coding sequence ATGAGGTGGAATGCGACGTTACAATGCGCGCTGATTGCCTGTTGCCTTTTCGTGCTTCTCCTGAGCCCGAATTCAGCCGGTGCGCTGACTATCTATACCGTCGATGAGCCTCCCGGAAACTACATTTCCACCTCTGGGGAGCTTGTCGGTATCTCCGTGGATATGGTCAAAGAGCTGCAAAGGCGGGTGGGCGATACGTCCCGCCTGGTCATTATGCCTGAGAAAAGAACGCTTGAAGAAGCGGCATGGCGGGATGATCTGCTGTTTTTCAGCTTTTCCCGTACCGATGAGCGCGAAAACGCCTTTCAATGGCTTATGCCTCTGTATCGCAAGGCGTGGAATTTCTATGTGCTGAAAGCGTTTTCGCGCAATAGCTACACTCTTGATACATTGCGCGGCATGCGTATAGGTGCCAAGATAGGTGATGTGCGCGAAGACTTTCTACGCAACAACGGTTTCAGGAAAGTGGAAAGTGTTACCAGCCACGCCTCGAATATTCGCAAGCTGGAACTCGGACGGATAGATGCCATGGTGTATGACAGCGTGGGCATGGCCTTTGATTGCAAGCAGCTGGGACTCAGTTTTGCCAACTACAGGGCCGTATACGAAATCGGGTATTCCGATGTGTATGTCCTTTTCTCACGGGCCGTAGATGAAAATCTTGTTGCCCAATGGCGAAAGGCCGGAAAGGAAATGATGAGTGACGGAACGTACGAGAAGATAGCGCTGAAATGGGCAAAGCTGTTGTCTGAGCAGTACGGGATACCGTCCACCATGGAAAATGGACTTCTCATTTTCAACTGA
- a CDS encoding class I SAM-dependent methyltransferase, with product MRNPDENGWVSSSAAWLDRMPERGDFAREFILDTPMMDRVKKSGAATMLDVGCGDGRFCRMAERLGIITTGIDPVEDFLHYARQTDPCGRYLTGFAEDLPFGDAEFDLVVFYLTLIDINDVRAAIREAARVTKPKGTILVANLTSFYTSNGTTGWVEGADGREYHPLGNYLEERADWVEWDGLRIRNWHRPLCVYMSAFLDAGLQLTFYDEPAPSGGPQERISRYHMTPFTMMMEWRRC from the coding sequence ATGCGTAATCCAGATGAGAATGGCTGGGTAAGCTCCTCGGCCGCCTGGCTCGACAGAATGCCAGAACGAGGTGATTTTGCCCGCGAATTTATCCTTGATACTCCGATGATGGACCGGGTCAAGAAATCGGGGGCAGCGACAATGTTGGATGTCGGATGTGGAGATGGGCGTTTCTGCCGAATGGCCGAACGACTGGGCATTATCACGACTGGTATTGATCCTGTTGAAGATTTTCTCCACTATGCGCGGCAAACAGACCCTTGCGGTCGATATCTTACCGGCTTTGCAGAAGATTTACCATTCGGAGATGCCGAATTCGACCTCGTTGTCTTCTATCTTACCTTGATTGATATTAATGATGTGCGTGCGGCGATTCGTGAAGCGGCTCGGGTTACCAAACCCAAGGGAACGATTTTGGTCGCCAACCTAACTAGTTTTTATACATCAAATGGCACTACGGGGTGGGTAGAGGGGGCAGATGGGCGTGAGTATCATCCGCTCGGGAACTATCTCGAGGAGAGAGCGGACTGGGTTGAATGGGACGGGCTGCGGATACGGAACTGGCACAGACCGCTCTGTGTTTACATGTCTGCTTTCCTTGATGCCGGGTTGCAACTCACGTTTTATGATGAACCCGCTCCGTCAGGAGGGCCGCAAGAGCGCATTAGCCGCTACCATATGACGCCATTCACCATGATGATGGAGTGGCGACGATGCTGA
- a CDS encoding hybrid sensor histidine kinase/response regulator, translating to MQHVVLLVDDEDGIRTVLGLSLADMGYSVHTAASGEEALRIFDEVRPHIVLTDIKMPGLSGLDLLERIKKKSPETEVIMLTGHGDMNLAIQSIKKDATDFITKPINDDVLEIALNRAHERITMRARLREHTDNLEQMVEGQAARLVEQERQLAALQVAEGFADGMRALYNSIDGAEGMFNQLPCFVAVHNAKMEIIASNPLYKERLASGIGARSWDVYPYCKGTGDEACPVRKVLETGEGQRCQEFVRDKDGNDVPVIVNAAPILDNNGEIELVLEIAADITEVKRLQEELRLTRHRYQQLFEESPCYISVQNRELKIVASNRLFRDDFDDDVGGFCHEIYAHRSSPCVGCPVLKTFEDGQPHQFETVVTSKRGEQRNVLVWTAPIRDANGHITEVMEMSTDITQLRILQDRLSNLGLLLGSTAHGIKGLLTALDGGVYRLGSGIEKDNKERIKDSYQDIRHLVERLRKMVLDILYYAKKRALQWEVVMASRMAEEVAALVEPKAKENNVFFSLEVAPDTGTFEADAGALSAALVNILENAVDACATSRRPEPRFVHFSVKGIGSEVKFSIRDNGVGMDRETRDKLFTLFFSSKGSSGTGIGLFVANQVVQQHGGRIIVMSEAGRGSTFAVVMPRRLSEEAKQGTELAGIDLVPNG from the coding sequence ATGCAGCATGTCGTACTGCTCGTAGACGATGAAGACGGCATCCGAACCGTTCTCGGACTGTCGCTGGCAGATATGGGGTACAGTGTGCACACCGCCGCCAGCGGCGAGGAAGCCCTGCGCATCTTTGATGAAGTCCGGCCCCATATTGTCCTTACAGATATCAAGATGCCGGGCCTGAGCGGCCTTGACCTTCTCGAGCGCATCAAGAAGAAATCGCCGGAAACGGAAGTGATAATGCTCACCGGCCATGGCGACATGAACCTTGCCATCCAGAGCATCAAGAAAGACGCTACAGATTTCATTACCAAGCCCATCAACGACGATGTGCTGGAAATTGCCCTGAATCGCGCGCACGAACGCATAACCATGCGCGCCCGGCTGCGGGAGCATACTGACAACCTTGAACAGATGGTTGAAGGGCAGGCAGCCCGCCTTGTCGAACAGGAACGCCAACTGGCGGCACTGCAGGTTGCCGAGGGGTTCGCCGACGGCATGCGCGCGCTGTACAATTCCATTGACGGTGCCGAGGGCATGTTCAACCAGCTTCCCTGTTTTGTCGCCGTGCACAACGCCAAGATGGAGATCATCGCCTCCAACCCTCTGTATAAAGAGCGTCTTGCATCAGGCATAGGTGCACGCAGCTGGGACGTGTATCCCTATTGCAAAGGCACGGGTGACGAAGCCTGTCCCGTACGCAAGGTGCTGGAAACAGGCGAAGGCCAGCGCTGCCAGGAGTTCGTCCGCGACAAGGACGGCAACGACGTGCCCGTTATCGTGAACGCGGCACCCATTCTGGACAACAACGGCGAAATAGAGCTGGTGCTGGAAATTGCCGCCGATATCACGGAAGTGAAACGGCTGCAGGAAGAACTGCGCCTTACACGCCACCGCTACCAGCAGCTTTTCGAGGAATCGCCCTGCTACATCAGCGTACAGAACCGCGAACTCAAGATCGTGGCCAGCAACCGGCTCTTCCGGGACGATTTTGACGATGATGTGGGCGGATTCTGCCATGAGATTTATGCCCACCGTTCAAGCCCCTGTGTGGGCTGCCCCGTGCTTAAGACATTCGAGGACGGACAGCCGCACCAGTTCGAGACGGTAGTAACCTCAAAGCGCGGAGAGCAGCGCAACGTGCTTGTCTGGACGGCTCCCATACGCGATGCCAACGGACACATCACGGAAGTCATGGAGATGTCCACAGACATAACCCAGTTGCGCATCCTGCAGGACAGGCTCTCGAATCTGGGCCTGCTGCTCGGCTCCACGGCGCATGGCATCAAGGGACTGCTCACCGCCCTTGACGGCGGTGTATACCGGCTGGGTTCCGGCATAGAAAAGGATAACAAGGAACGCATCAAGGACAGCTATCAGGACATACGCCACCTGGTGGAACGCCTGCGCAAAATGGTGCTGGACATTCTCTACTACGCCAAGAAACGCGCCCTGCAATGGGAAGTGGTCATGGCCTCGCGTATGGCGGAAGAAGTAGCCGCCCTTGTCGAGCCCAAGGCAAAAGAGAACAACGTATTCTTCTCGCTTGAAGTGGCACCGGATACCGGCACATTCGAGGCCGATGCCGGCGCATTATCCGCCGCTCTTGTGAACATACTGGAAAATGCCGTGGATGCCTGCGCGACGTCGCGCCGCCCGGAACCGCGTTTTGTGCATTTTTCCGTAAAGGGCATAGGCAGCGAGGTGAAGTTTTCCATCCGCGATAACGGTGTGGGCATGGACCGCGAAACCCGCGACAAGCTCTTCACTCTTTTCTTCTCTTCCAAGGGCTCATCCGGCACCGGTATCGGCCTGTTCGTGGCCAATCAGGTGGTACAGCAGCACGGGGGAAGGATTATCGTCATGTCTGAAGCAGGCAGGGGCAGCACCTTTGCCGTGGTCATGCCGAGACGCCTGTCTGAAGAAGCCAAGCAGGGAACCGAACTGGCAGGCATAGATCTTGTCCCCAACGGCTAG
- the tmcA gene encoding acidic tetraheme cytochrome c3 TmcA, whose translation MNKRVRNILALLASLLLLVLGLSLAPVSAQEELQQLRPEALQPATRPAALFNHDEHNAKANLEDKCIRCHHSGTEGKLVADESSEGTPCADCHTVKGTSKQTPLRRAYHRQCMDCHKANNKGPTHCSGCHDKRHP comes from the coding sequence ATGAACAAGCGTGTACGCAATATACTCGCCCTGCTGGCTTCTCTGCTGCTTCTGGTGCTCGGGCTCTCCCTCGCACCCGTATCAGCGCAGGAGGAGCTGCAGCAACTGCGGCCGGAAGCCCTGCAACCGGCAACACGCCCCGCAGCGCTCTTCAACCACGACGAGCACAATGCCAAGGCCAATCTGGAAGACAAGTGCATACGTTGTCACCACAGCGGGACCGAGGGCAAGCTGGTTGCGGATGAATCCTCGGAAGGAACGCCCTGTGCAGACTGTCACACCGTGAAAGGCACCAGCAAGCAGACGCCTCTGCGCCGTGCCTACCACCGCCAGTGCATGGACTGCCACAAAGCGAACAACAAGGGGCCCACGCACTGCAGCGGTTGTCACGACAAACGCCATCCCTAA
- a CDS encoding response regulator, giving the protein MGGPCILVVDDELSFRLFLKTLFETGGYQVIAARNGKEGLEKARTKRPACIVLDVMMPERGGLEMYKGLKTTSELRDIPVVMLSAVAAKGFAHALKMIGLAAEELPPPDAYVEKPPRPGPLLEVVRGLVDQPAPPIDTKTG; this is encoded by the coding sequence ATGGGTGGGCCTTGTATTCTGGTGGTGGACGATGAACTCAGCTTCAGGCTCTTTCTGAAAACTCTGTTCGAAACGGGCGGTTATCAGGTTATAGCCGCCCGAAACGGAAAAGAAGGGTTGGAAAAGGCCCGCACCAAGCGGCCGGCGTGCATAGTGCTTGATGTGATGATGCCGGAACGCGGAGGACTTGAGATGTACAAGGGGTTGAAGACAACCTCGGAACTGCGGGACATTCCCGTGGTCATGCTCTCCGCGGTGGCGGCCAAGGGATTCGCCCACGCACTTAAAATGATTGGATTGGCAGCGGAGGAGCTTCCCCCTCCCGACGCATATGTGGAGAAGCCCCCGAGACCGGGGCCGCTGCTGGAAGTTGTTCGCGGACTGGTGGACCAGCCTGCGCCCCCGATCGATACCAAAACGGGCTAA
- the tmcC gene encoding TmcC family electron transfer complex membrane anchor subunit, with the protein MNTLYNFVTGPLAWAAFVIFIGGSAYRIWSMIKLARQKEAAFISYMSLPHAMRSIFRWLTPFGTLGWKENPAITVATFLFHICLFALAIFTAGHEVLWDYAFGISFPSLPQGVSDVLTLIVIGACIYFAYRRLTNAQVSFVTTSKDWLALSIAAAPFITGFLASQQFGNGQIMTLLHVLSGEVMLVAIPFTRLSHALFQPLTRAYIASEFGAVRHVQDW; encoded by the coding sequence ATGAACACTCTGTACAACTTCGTAACCGGACCGCTTGCATGGGCAGCCTTCGTCATCTTCATTGGCGGATCGGCGTATCGCATCTGGTCCATGATCAAACTGGCCAGGCAGAAGGAAGCGGCATTCATCAGCTATATGAGTCTGCCACACGCCATGCGGTCCATCTTCAGATGGCTAACGCCTTTCGGCACGCTGGGGTGGAAGGAAAATCCGGCCATCACAGTAGCCACCTTCCTGTTCCATATCTGCCTTTTCGCACTGGCAATATTCACCGCAGGTCATGAGGTGCTGTGGGACTACGCTTTCGGCATCAGCTTTCCCTCGCTGCCGCAGGGCGTATCGGATGTGCTTACCCTGATCGTCATTGGTGCCTGTATCTACTTTGCATACCGCAGGCTCACCAACGCACAGGTCAGCTTTGTCACCACAAGCAAGGACTGGCTGGCTCTGTCCATTGCGGCAGCGCCTTTCATCACCGGCTTTCTTGCCTCACAGCAGTTCGGCAACGGTCAGATCATGACCCTGCTGCACGTGCTGAGCGGCGAGGTGATGCTTGTGGCCATTCCCTTCACCCGCCTCTCGCATGCCCTGTTCCAGCCGCTCACCCGCGCCTACATCGCGTCGGAATTCGGTGCGGTTCGCCATGTACAGGACTGGTAG